In a genomic window of Paraburkholderia phenazinium:
- a CDS encoding HNH endonuclease, producing MDHKTSQKLASQIRALNSPQYKTLKSLPSGPLTGFHQWADDRPCDGAFLIESKGDPAIWILLVDWKRSGNYYVVVFPESRSGPLCEVHELVEGEELLALRWTYRPTKQDGKNRLRRAYFVETYGSEAAEISLPATTQKLEDFIGELIELSDYRVRADLLEHDRLPTREGFPEGRLKQRLHYSRERSPTLVRQAKEIALKKHGYLRCACCNFDFASTYGELGNGFIEAHHTKPVSSLKFDGEVTRVEDLALVCANCHRMLHRRRPWLGMNDLTRLLKKSPR from the coding sequence ATGGACCATAAAACTTCCCAAAAGCTTGCAAGCCAAATCAGAGCGCTTAATTCACCACAATATAAGACCCTGAAATCCCTTCCTTCCGGTCCACTCACCGGCTTCCATCAATGGGCAGACGACCGTCCGTGTGACGGTGCGTTCCTGATTGAGAGCAAAGGCGACCCCGCCATCTGGATTCTATTGGTGGATTGGAAACGGTCTGGCAACTACTACGTCGTTGTCTTTCCCGAATCTAGGTCTGGTCCGCTCTGCGAAGTACACGAGCTCGTTGAAGGCGAAGAACTACTGGCGCTGCGTTGGACCTACAGGCCCACCAAACAGGACGGCAAGAACCGGTTGCGCCGCGCCTATTTTGTCGAAACATACGGGTCGGAAGCTGCCGAAATTTCGCTACCCGCGACTACCCAGAAGCTGGAAGATTTCATCGGAGAGCTGATTGAGCTTTCGGACTATCGCGTTAGGGCCGACTTGCTGGAACATGACCGCCTTCCAACTCGCGAAGGATTCCCCGAGGGACGCTTGAAACAACGCCTCCACTATTCGCGGGAGCGGAGCCCAACACTGGTCCGGCAAGCAAAGGAAATCGCTTTAAAAAAGCACGGATATCTGCGCTGCGCCTGTTGCAACTTTGATTTTGCATCAACTTACGGCGAGCTCGGGAACGGATTCATTGAGGCTCATCACACAAAGCCGGTCAGTTCCCTGAAATTTGACGGTGAGGTCACTCGTGTCGAGGACCTAGCGCTTGTCTGTGCAAACTGCCACCGAATGCTACATCGCCGTAGGCCTTGGCTAGGTATGAATGATTTGACACGATTACTCAAGAAAAGCCCTCGTTGA